A segment of the Mycobacteriales bacterium genome:
GGCAGTTGTGCGGGGTCGCCGACCAGCATCAGGTGCGCGCCGTCCGCGCACGCCTCCACCAGCGCGGCCGCCAGCTCGACGTCGAGCATGGAGGTCTCATCGACGACGATCACGTCGGCGTCGATCGGCCATCCTTCGCCGCGAACGAAGTCACCGGAGCGGCCTTGCGCCCCGAGCAGCCGGTGCAGCGTCGACGCGTCCCGGTCGGTGAGCGCAGCCAGCCGCTTGGCGGCTCGCCCGGTCGGTGCGGCGAGCGCCACCCGCTGGCCGTGGCGTTCGGCGAGTGCGACCACGGCCGCCACGGTGCGGCTCTTGCCGGTGCCGGGACCGCCGTGCAGGATCGACACGCCGTGCTGGGCGGCCGCCAGCACCGCCGCTTGCTGCGCCTCGTCCAAGTCGCTGTCCGGCGCGAGCACCTCGGCCGGATCACAGATCGGCTGCGCCGACGCGACCAGCCGGGCGAGGCCGTCTGCGATCGTCTCCTCCGCGATGGCGAAGCGCTCGAGGCCGTAGTGCATCACCGCGTCGTCGGTATCGGACGGCAGCACCCGACCGTCCGCCAGCGCTGCCCGAAGGGCCGCGTCCGGGTCCGGCGCGTCGAGGCCCGCCAGCGCCGCGCTCAGGGTCGGTTCGGGCAGCACCGTGTGACCGTCTCGGGCTGCCCGGGTGAGCGCGTAGATCACCTGCGCCCGGCCGCGGCGCGGGTCGGTCTTCTCGGGGCGGTCGTCGAGGGTCGCGAGGGCGAACCGGTCGGCGGTGCGGACGTCCACCCCGGGGACCTCGAGCAGCCGCCACGGATCCTCGCGCAGCAGGTGAGGCGCCTCGGCACCGAAGAGCTCGACCGCGCCGAACGCCGAACGCACCGGCAGACTCGCCGCGAACAGCAGCTCCGAGACCGCAAGCCGCGGCGCGGCGCCGTAGAACGCCTTGGCCAGCTGCTCGCCCCGCAGGCTCGTGACGCCCTCGATCGTCGCCAACGCCGCGGGCGTGACGTCGTCTGGGGAGTTGATGTGGGCGCCCGGCAGCGCAGCGGCCAGTTTGCCGAGCCCGGGCCAGAGTCCGGCCTCGCAGAACGCTTCGAATGCGGAGTCCACCAGGTGCGTCGCTGCCGGTCGCTCTCAGCGGTCCAGCGGGGTCGGAACCTCGGGGTAGCCGATCTCCGGTGCCGAGATCTCGTCCAGCGCGGTGCGGATCTCCTCCGGCAGCACCGTCGAGTCAGCCTCGAGGGAGCTGCGCAGCTGCCCGGTCGTGCGGGCCCCGATGATCGGTGCGGTCACCCCGACCTGGTCGCGGACCCACGCCAGCGCGACCGCCAGCGGCGAGACGCCCAGCCCGTCAGCGGCGGTCAGGACGGCGCCGACGATCCGCGAGGCGCGATCGTCGAGGTAGGGCCGGATGAAGCTGCCGTAGTCGCGCGAAGCGCCGCGCGAGTCGGCCGGCGTACCGGTCTGATACTTGCCGGTGAGGACGCCGCGTCCCAGCGGCGACCAGGCGAGGATCCCGATCCCGAGGCTCAGCGTCGCCGGCACCACCTCCCGCTCGACGCCGCGCTGCAGCAGCGAGTACTCGACCTGCGTCGAGCAGATCGGTGCCCGGCCCGGCCATGCCCGCTGCCAAGTCGCCGCCTTCGCGGTCTGCCAGCCGGAGTAGTTGCTGATCCCGACGTAGCGAGCACGCCCGCTGTCGACTGCCGTGTCGAGCGCGGCAAGCGTCTCCTCGATCGGCGTCCGCGGATCCCACTGGTGCAGCTGCCACACGTCGACGTGGTCAGTGTTGAGACGCGCCAGCGACTGGTCGAGCGCGTCGAGCAGATGGCGCCGCGACGCGTCACGGTCACGCTCCTCACCGCGACGCAGTCCCGCCTTGGTGGCCAACACGACGTCGTCGCGCTTGACCGTGCCGTTGAGCAGCTTGCCGAGGACCCGCTCGCTCTCGCCGTTGACGTAGACGTTCGCGGTGTCCACGAGGTTGCCGCCCGCGTCGAGGAACGCGCGAAGCTGGTTGGCGGCGTCCTCAGGGTCGGTGTCGCGACCCCATCCCATCGTCCCCAGCGCCAGGTGCGACACGTAGAGACCGGTCGTCCCGAGTCGACGCTGCCTCACGTACGCCTCCCGACCCACCGGCTTGAAGTGGAGCCGGCCACGCCGGCACTACGGATCGGAGGCTATCGGCGCGCGCCGACCGCGGCCCCGCGACTCACCGATCACCCCGGACCGGCGAGGCCACTACGCTGCGCCAATGCGACTTGCACTCAACCTGGGGTACTGGGGCCTGACCAGCGACGGCGACAACGTCGCCATCATCCTCGAGGCCGAGCGGCTGGGATACACGAGCGTGTGGACCGCCGAGGCCTACGGCAACGACGCCGCCACCGTGCTGGCCTGGCTGGCGGCGAAGACGACCAAGATCGAGCTCGGTAGCGGGATCTTCCAGATCCCGGGCCGTTCACCGGCGATGGCCGCGATGACGGCCGCGACGATCGACACGCTGTCGGGTGGCCGGTTCCGGCTCGGGCTCGGCGTGTCCGGCCCGCAGGTCTCCGAAGGGTGGCACGGCGTCCGGTTCGACAAGCCGGTCGCCCGCACCCGCGAGTACATCGACATCGTCCGGCTGGCGCTGGCCCGCGAGCGAGTGCAGTACGACGGGGAGCACTACGTGCTGCCGCTGCCGGACGGTCCGGGCAAGGCGCTGAAGATGATCATTCACCCGATCCGGGAGTACCTCCCGATCTACCTCGCCGCGATCGGACCGAAGAACCTCGAGCTGGCCGGGGAGAAGTGCGACGGCTGGCTCGCGATCTTCTACGACCCCGAGTTTGCGCCTGAGCTGCTCGCGTCGGTGACCGCCGGCAAGGAGCGCGCCGGCCGCGCGGACGCGCCGTTCGACGTCATGCCGACCACGCCGGTGATCATCGGCGACTCGGTTGAGGAGTGCGCCGAGCCGATCCGCGGCTACGCGGCGCTCTACATCGGCGGCATGGGCTCGCGAGAGCAGAACTTCTATAACCGGCTGGCCTGTCGCATGGGCTTCGAGAAGGAGGCGGGCGAGATCCAGGACCTCTACCTCGACAAGAAGTACGCCGAGGCCGCTGCCGCCGTACCGCTGGACTTCATCGACCGGACCTCGCTCATCGGTCCGGTCGACCGGATCGCTGAGCGGATGCAAGCGCTCGCTGCCTCCGGGGTGACCACGGTCAACGTGAGCAGCTACGGCGGCACGCTCGACGAGCGGCTGGCCACGCTGCGTTCGCTGGCCGACGCATTGGACAAGTCCGGCGTCGGGGACTAGCGGGCGGCTCAGGGCGTGACGACCGTCCTGCTGGTCCGACACGGTCTGACCGACGCGAACACCGGCGGCACGCTCGCCGGCTGGACGCCTGGGGTGCATCTGGCGGCCAAGGGGACCGAGCAGGTCCAGGCGCTCGCCACGCGGCTTGCGACGGTGCCGCTGACCGCCATCGTCAGCAGCCCGCTCGAGCGCTGCCAGGAAACCGCAGCCGCCCTCGCGGCAGGGCGCAGCGGGCTCGACGTCACGACCGACGACCGGTTGGGGGAGTGCCGTTACGGCGACTGGCAGGGCCAGCCGCTGAAGACCCTCGCGAAGGACCCGCTGTGGAAGGTCGTGCAGACCCATCCGAGCGCGGTGACCTTCCCCGGCGGTGAGTCGCTGCGGGAGACCCAGTCGCGAGCCGTGGCGGCGGTGCGTGACCACAACACCCGGCTGGGACCCGACGCCACCTGGGTGGCCGTCAGTCACGGCGACGTGATCAAGGCGATCCTCGCCGATGCGCTCGGCGTCCATCTCGACGGCTTCCAGCGGATCACGGTCGATCCGGCCTCGGTGTCGATCGTCACCTACACCGAGCTGCGGCCGTTCGTCGTCCGGATGAACGACATCGGCGGCGACCTCACCGGCTTGATCCGGCCGGCGCGCAAACGGCGCAAGCGGACGTCGGATGCGGCGGTCGGCGGTGGTGCCGGAGGTGGGTCGTAGGACGCCACCCCAGCACCCGCGCGTCAACATCTATGGTGGCCCTTGTGCCCGGCCGTGAGTTCGCCTTCGACCCGCCTGAGCGGTTCGTGGCGGGCACCGTCGGCCAGCCCGGGCAGCGCACCTTCTACCTCCAAGCGAGCGGGCGCGGCCGGACCGTCTCGGTGGTGTTGGAGAAGATGCAGGTGTCAGCGCTGGCCGAGCGCCTCGACGATCTGCTCGACGAGGTACGCCGACGCCAAGGCGAGAGCTCGACGGTGCCCGCAGTGGCCCCCTCCCAGCTCGAGGACGTTGCTCCGCTGGACTCGCCGATCGAAGACGAGTTCCGGGTGGGCACCCTCGCCTTGGCCTGGGACGAGGACGACGGCCTCATCGTGATCGAGGCGCAGTCCGCGGTCGCCGACCCTGAGTCGGGAGCGGTCGATCCGGACACTGACGCCGACACGCTTCGGGTGCGGATCTCCCCGGGTGTCGCGCGTGCCTTCTCCAAGCGCGCGTTGCGCGTCGTCGCGGCAGGGCGCCCGCCGTGCCCGCTGTGCGGCAACCCGCTCGACCCGGAGGGCCACATCTGTCCTCGGCAGAACGGTCATCTGCACGCCGGGTGACCGGGCCCGAGTCGGCCGGTGACACTGGAGACATGACGGCCCCCGCCTCCGAGCTCGGCACGGATGACGTGCTGCGCCTGCTGCGCGACGGCGAGCTCTCGATCCAGGGGCAGCTCTATGACGCTTCCAACGCCACCCTCTACTGCGAGGTGAGCCTCGCCGGAGTGTCCGCGGCGTGCGTGTACAAGCCGATCGCCGGCGAACGTCCGCTGTGGGACTTCCCCGACGGCACGCTGGCGGCGCGCGAGGTGGCGGCGTACGTGGTGTCGGTCGCGACCGGTTGGGACGTCGTGCCGCCGACCGTCATGCGTGACGGGCCGTACGGGCCGGGGATGTGCCAGCTGTGGATCGACGTCGACGAGACGGTCGACCTCGACCTGCTGGTCCGCAGCACGATCGAGCCGCTGCGGCGGATGGCGGTGTTCGACGCGGTGATCAACAACGCCGACCGCAAGGGCGGCCACCTGCTTCCGGTCGCCGACGGACACGTGTACGGCATCGACCATGGGGTGTGCTTCTCCGCGGATGACAAGCTGCGGACGCTGTTGTGGGCCTGGCGGGGCCAGCCGCTCACCGACGAGGCTCTCGACATGCTGAGCGGGCTGCGGGTCGAGCTCGCCGGCGTGTTGGGGGAGGCCCTCGAGGATCTGCTGACGATGCGTGAGGTGGAGGCGACGCGGCGCCGCGTCAACCGTCTGCTCCGCAGCGGTCGACACCCGCAGCCCAGCGGCGACTGGCCGCCGATGCCCTGGCCGCCCTTCTGAACGACCGCGGCTGAGTCACCCGTAGGCTCCGGTTCGTGCGTTCCTGGGACTCGCCTGTCGTGCCGCGGCTGGCCGCGCACGGCGTCGAGTCGCTCGACGAGGCGGTGCGGGTCCACGACACTGCTACCTCGGGGCTTGTCGCGCTCGACCTCCACAAGGCTCAGCTGACGCTCTACGTCTGCGGCATCACGCCCTATGACGCGACTCACCTCGGCCACGCCGCGACCTACCTGCTCTTCGACGAGCTGCAGCGAGTGTGTCTCGACGCCGGCACCCCGGTTCGCTACGTGCAGAACGTGACCGACGTCGATGACCCGCTCCTCGAACGTGCCGCCGCAACCGGCGAGGACTGGCGTTCGCTGGCCGAGCGCGAGATCGCGTTGTTCCGGGAGGACATGGCGAGCCTGCGGATCCTTGCCCCGGCCGAGTACGTCGGGGCGGTCGAGGCGATCCCGGACGTGGTCGAGGCCATCGTCCGGTTGCGCGACGCCGGGGCGGCGTACGACCTCGACGGCGACACGTACTTCGCAGCGTCGGCTGCGCCCGGCTTCGGCGAGGTCAGCCACTACGACCGCGACGAGATGCTGCGGCTGTCGGCCGAGCGTGGCGGCGACCCCGAGCGGTCGGGCAAGAAGGACCCGCTCGACTGCCTGCTCTGGCAGCGGGAACGCCCCGAGGATCCTGCCTGGGATACCGCTGTCGGCCGTGGCAGGCCCGGGTGGCACATCGAGTGCGCGGCGATCGCGATGCGTCACCTCGGGTCGCGAATCGACATCCAAGGGGGCGGTGAGGATCTTGTCTTTCCGCACCACGAGCTGAGTGCGGCACAGGCCGCCACCCTGAACGGCGAGGCCGGTTTCGCCACTGTCTACGTGCACCAGGCGCTGCTGGCCTACGACGGCGAGAAGATGTCGAAGTCCAGAGGCAACCTCGTGTTCGTCTCCAAGCTGCGCGCAGCAGGGGTGGACCCGATGGCGATTCGCCTCGCCCTGCTGGCCCACCACCACACCCAGCCGTGGGAATGGACCGCCCAAGACCTCGAGGCGGCACAGACACGCCTGGTCAGTTGGCGCGCTGCGTTCTCGCGCCTGGCCGGCCGGCCGGCCGAACCCCTCATCGAGGCAATGCGAAGGGCCCTGCGAAACGGCCTCGACATCCCAGCAGCGCTACAAGCAGTCGACGCCTGGCTGTCGAGCGAGGGAAACGACGCGAAGGCCCCCGCACAGGCCAAAGCGGCTGTCGACGCACTACTGGGAGTTGTCTAGCGCGGTGGGGTCAGGATGCGGCCCCGCCGCAGCCGCCCAACTACCTCAGTCCGCTGAGTCGTGCCGCCGCAGGTAGCGCTCGAACGCCCGGGCGATCGCCTCGCCGGAGGCTTCCGGAAGCGAGC
Coding sequences within it:
- a CDS encoding AAA family ATPase; translation: MDSAFEAFCEAGLWPGLGKLAAALPGAHINSPDDVTPAALATIEGVTSLRGEQLAKAFYGAAPRLAVSELLFAASLPVRSAFGAVELFGAEAPHLLREDPWRLLEVPGVDVRTADRFALATLDDRPEKTDPRRGRAQVIYALTRAARDGHTVLPEPTLSAALAGLDAPDPDAALRAALADGRVLPSDTDDAVMHYGLERFAIAEETIADGLARLVASAQPICDPAEVLAPDSDLDEAQQAAVLAAAQHGVSILHGGPGTGKSRTVAAVVALAERHGQRVALAAPTGRAAKRLAALTDRDASTLHRLLGAQGRSGDFVRGEGWPIDADVIVVDETSMLDVELAAALVEACADGAHLMLVGDPAQLPSIGPGRVLGDLLDAAVLPSTELATLYRQAEGGAIARLATAVRGGELPAVDDPTREVVVIAADGPAEAARRVAQLVTDSIPRALGIEPADIQVLTPVHRGSAGTQALNAVLKAALNPATGSVRGFGVGDRVVATANHLDDGFANGEVGIVVADSDNRLVVDFGAGPIPVPGKALHDVVHGWAITVHRAQGSEWPAVVVVLPPEATGMLSRPLVYTALTRAQRHLSIVHAAGPALARGVREVGARPRRTRLAGLLRDSVAG
- a CDS encoding aldo/keto reductase yields the protein MRQRRLGTTGLYVSHLALGTMGWGRDTDPEDAANQLRAFLDAGGNLVDTANVYVNGESERVLGKLLNGTVKRDDVVLATKAGLRRGEERDRDASRRHLLDALDQSLARLNTDHVDVWQLHQWDPRTPIEETLAALDTAVDSGRARYVGISNYSGWQTAKAATWQRAWPGRAPICSTQVEYSLLQRGVEREVVPATLSLGIGILAWSPLGRGVLTGKYQTGTPADSRGASRDYGSFIRPYLDDRASRIVGAVLTAADGLGVSPLAVALAWVRDQVGVTAPIIGARTTGQLRSSLEADSTVLPEEIRTALDEISAPEIGYPEVPTPLDR
- a CDS encoding LLM class F420-dependent oxidoreductase translates to MRLALNLGYWGLTSDGDNVAIILEAERLGYTSVWTAEAYGNDAATVLAWLAAKTTKIELGSGIFQIPGRSPAMAAMTAATIDTLSGGRFRLGLGVSGPQVSEGWHGVRFDKPVARTREYIDIVRLALARERVQYDGEHYVLPLPDGPGKALKMIIHPIREYLPIYLAAIGPKNLELAGEKCDGWLAIFYDPEFAPELLASVTAGKERAGRADAPFDVMPTTPVIIGDSVEECAEPIRGYAALYIGGMGSREQNFYNRLACRMGFEKEAGEIQDLYLDKKYAEAAAAVPLDFIDRTSLIGPVDRIAERMQALAASGVTTVNVSSYGGTLDERLATLRSLADALDKSGVGD
- a CDS encoding histidine phosphatase family protein, translating into MTTVLLVRHGLTDANTGGTLAGWTPGVHLAAKGTEQVQALATRLATVPLTAIVSSPLERCQETAAALAAGRSGLDVTTDDRLGECRYGDWQGQPLKTLAKDPLWKVVQTHPSAVTFPGGESLRETQSRAVAAVRDHNTRLGPDATWVAVSHGDVIKAILADALGVHLDGFQRITVDPASVSIVTYTELRPFVVRMNDIGGDLTGLIRPARKRRKRTSDAAVGGGAGGGS
- a CDS encoding DUF3090 domain-containing protein, encoding MPGREFAFDPPERFVAGTVGQPGQRTFYLQASGRGRTVSVVLEKMQVSALAERLDDLLDEVRRRQGESSTVPAVAPSQLEDVAPLDSPIEDEFRVGTLALAWDEDDGLIVIEAQSAVADPESGAVDPDTDADTLRVRISPGVARAFSKRALRVVAAGRPPCPLCGNPLDPEGHICPRQNGHLHAG
- a CDS encoding SCO1664 family protein, encoding MTAPASELGTDDVLRLLRDGELSIQGQLYDASNATLYCEVSLAGVSAACVYKPIAGERPLWDFPDGTLAAREVAAYVVSVATGWDVVPPTVMRDGPYGPGMCQLWIDVDETVDLDLLVRSTIEPLRRMAVFDAVINNADRKGGHLLPVADGHVYGIDHGVCFSADDKLRTLLWAWRGQPLTDEALDMLSGLRVELAGVLGEALEDLLTMREVEATRRRVNRLLRSGRHPQPSGDWPPMPWPPF
- the mshC gene encoding cysteine--1-D-myo-inosityl 2-amino-2-deoxy-alpha-D-glucopyranoside ligase; amino-acid sequence: MRSWDSPVVPRLAAHGVESLDEAVRVHDTATSGLVALDLHKAQLTLYVCGITPYDATHLGHAATYLLFDELQRVCLDAGTPVRYVQNVTDVDDPLLERAAATGEDWRSLAEREIALFREDMASLRILAPAEYVGAVEAIPDVVEAIVRLRDAGAAYDLDGDTYFAASAAPGFGEVSHYDRDEMLRLSAERGGDPERSGKKDPLDCLLWQRERPEDPAWDTAVGRGRPGWHIECAAIAMRHLGSRIDIQGGGEDLVFPHHELSAAQAATLNGEAGFATVYVHQALLAYDGEKMSKSRGNLVFVSKLRAAGVDPMAIRLALLAHHHTQPWEWTAQDLEAAQTRLVSWRAAFSRLAGRPAEPLIEAMRRALRNGLDIPAALQAVDAWLSSEGNDAKAPAQAKAAVDALLGVV